In Patescibacteria group bacterium, a single genomic region encodes these proteins:
- a CDS encoding serine protease — translation MRTTNNVLCRHELALQKVEENRKNIVFVYGNSLSGSIITFGTGVIIDEKGLVLTAYHVLRGKNVASKFIRFNERGRPVVKEILFEINSEKDDLSILYIGYRFKSAVKVAKNMQKSGEPVFTIGRTLINDFGKIFDKDGFLDYSDKIAFGHVLMRTRFQSLSDGLDTIMIGSDMQTLPGMSGAPVFNFNGEVVGILSRNGQMQPLRNSFTWHVEISHLKELLEKKKDLLKDLLPKK, via the coding sequence GTGCGCACAACAAACAATGTTCTTTGTAGACATGAGCTGGCGCTTCAGAAAGTTGAAGAAAACAGAAAAAATATAGTTTTTGTCTATGGCAATAGCTTATCTGGTAGTATTATTACTTTCGGTACTGGAGTAATTATAGATGAAAAAGGACTTGTTCTTACGGCTTATCATGTTTTAAGGGGTAAAAACGTGGCGTCAAAATTTATTAGATTTAATGAACGTGGCAGGCCGGTTGTAAAAGAAATTTTATTTGAAATAAATTCCGAAAAAGACGATTTATCAATTCTTTATATTGGTTATCGCTTTAAAAGCGCGGTAAAAGTTGCTAAAAATATGCAAAAATCAGGTGAACCGGTTTTTACTATCGGACGGACGTTGATAAATGACTTTGGTAAAATATTTGATAAGGATGGATTCTTGGATTATAGCGATAAAATAGCTTTTGGTCACGTTTTGATGCGTACGCGCTTCCAATCTTTGTCTGATGGTTTGGACACTATTATGATCGGATCGGATATGCAGACTCTTCCCGGAATGAGCGGAGCCCCGGTTTTTAATTTTAACGGAGAAGTTGTAGGGATTTTGAGCCGAAACGGACAAATGCAACCACTCCGAAACTCTTTCACTTGGCATGTAGAGATATCGCATTTAAAAGAGCTGTTGGAAAAGAAAAAAGATCTTTTAAAAGACCTTTTGCCAAAAAAATAA
- a CDS encoding AtpZ/AtpI family protein, with protein MPDKSKNQGLWQAMSLAGQLGYTITIPLVVLALVGRFLDKKYNSSPWFLLGGILLSLAITSIWITKKSMAIMDEMNEDLKKQNENLAKLSENNDKIIRN; from the coding sequence ATGCCAGATAAATCAAAAAATCAAGGATTGTGGCAAGCGATGTCTCTTGCCGGTCAGCTTGGCTACACAATCACCATCCCTTTAGTTGTATTGGCTTTGGTTGGTAGGTTTCTTGATAAAAAATATAATAGCTCGCCATGGTTTTTACTTGGTGGCATCTTACTATCCTTGGCCATTACAAGTATTTGGATTACAAAAAAATCAATGGCAATAATGGATGAAATGAATGAGGATCTAAAGAAACAAAATGAAAATCTAGCAAAGCTATCCGAAAACAATGATAAAATTATTCGTAATTAA